One stretch of Rhodospirillaceae bacterium DNA includes these proteins:
- a CDS encoding protease modulator HflC, which yields MSQGKIVLAAIVIVLAAIVAYSSTFVVQQAESAIVLRFGNPQAVIEEPGLKLRVPVADQLVILDRRVLNFDAPAQELLTRDQKRVVISAFVRYQIVDSLKFYQVGRTYSNAESQIRSVLGSTLRSVIGNVALVDTLTPKRADIMRQIRSELTRQAAEPYGIKIVDVRFKRVDLPAQNSEAVFNSMRKQRAQEAAGIRAEGAREAREKRSEADKQRIVVVAEARKKSEILRGEGEAEAIGIYNQAFGRDPAFFDFYRSLQAMQEGLRGDTTTYVGPPSGDFFRFFGTEMGKKPSAQ from the coding sequence ATGAGCCAGGGAAAGATCGTTCTTGCTGCTATTGTCATCGTCCTGGCGGCGATTGTTGCCTACAGTTCCACATTCGTGGTGCAGCAGGCTGAGTCTGCTATTGTCCTGCGTTTCGGCAACCCGCAGGCCGTGATTGAGGAGCCGGGGTTGAAGCTCCGTGTGCCTGTAGCCGACCAGCTCGTGATCCTGGATCGTCGCGTCCTGAACTTTGACGCGCCGGCGCAGGAACTTCTGACTCGTGATCAGAAGCGCGTCGTGATCTCAGCCTTCGTGCGCTACCAGATCGTTGACAGCCTGAAGTTCTATCAGGTCGGCCGCACTTACTCGAACGCGGAAAGCCAGATCCGCAGCGTGCTGGGTTCGACCCTGCGCAGCGTCATCGGCAATGTCGCCCTCGTCGATACTTTGACCCCGAAGCGGGCCGATATCATGCGGCAGATCCGCAGCGAGCTGACGCGGCAGGCGGCTGAACCCTATGGCATCAAGATCGTCGATGTGCGCTTCAAGCGTGTCGATCTGCCGGCGCAGAACAGCGAAGCGGTTTTCAACAGCATGCGCAAACAGCGTGCCCAGGAAGCAGCCGGTATCCGCGCCGAGGGTGCCAGAGAGGCCCGTGAAAAGCGGTCGGAAGCGGACAAGCAGCGGATCGTCGTGGTGGCAGAGGCGCGCAAGAAGTCCGAAATCCTGCGCGGTGAGGGCGAGGCCGAAGCGATCGGCATCTACAACCAGGCGTTTGGGCGCGATCCGGCCTTCTTCGATTTCTACCGCTCGCTCCAGGCGATGCAGGAAGGCCTGCGCGGCGACACAACCACCTATGTCGGTCCGCCGAGCGGCGATTTCTTCCGGTTTTTCGGAACCGAGATGGG
- a CDS encoding ATP-binding protein, producing MTIVDAARCSCLADRRLLRQVLLNLASNAAKYTRKGGSLVFATSDDGDVVTFRVTDNGVGMAPEEIERAMQPFTRLGDPMRAEVGGSGIGLALVKRLVELMRGRLTITSTPGVGTTVEVAMPKAQDAQR from the coding sequence TTGACGATTGTCGACGCGGCCAGATGCTCTTGTCTCGCTGACCGGCGTCTCCTTCGCCAGGTGCTGCTCAATTTGGCCAGCAATGCCGCCAAGTACACGCGCAAGGGGGGCAGCCTCGTCTTCGCAACAAGCGATGACGGCGACGTGGTGACGTTCCGCGTAACTGACAATGGGGTCGGCATGGCTCCCGAAGAGATCGAGCGCGCCATGCAGCCCTTCACACGCCTGGGCGATCCCATGCGGGCGGAGGTCGGTGGCTCCGGCATTGGCCTCGCCTTGGTCAAGCGCCTGGTCGAACTGATGCGTGGCCGCTTGACAATCACCAGCACCCCGGGCGTCGGGACGACCGTGGAGGTCGCCATGCCAAAGGCACAGGATGCTCAGCGTTAA
- a CDS encoding DMT family transporter produces MTSSDHKRSGLPDPMLAALLALGACVFFACLSATVKHLSTELHGFAIAFWRNLFGFVFMIPWLWRHGLGSLRTGRFGTYLFRSGLSVISMMCGFTALAYMPIANATSLSFTAPLFATILAALVLKEKVRLRRWSATLLGFAGVMIVLQPGSTGIGLGEILVIGSAFLTATVSVIVKTLSRSESSQAIVTYMVLLSTPLALGPALFHWDWPSLAAWPYVVALGLFGTLGHLCWTRAFAMADASAIVPYDYSRLIFTTGIGIIWFGENPDHWFWIGSAVIIAAGLYIAQREAFLRGSRGTKAVAMQASAESAQPGIGADVNAPKNSSQGDVPR; encoded by the coding sequence ATGACGAGTTCCGACCACAAGAGAAGCGGCCTGCCGGACCCGATGCTGGCCGCCCTCCTGGCCCTCGGCGCCTGCGTCTTTTTTGCCTGCCTTAGCGCTACGGTGAAGCATCTGTCGACCGAGCTGCATGGGTTCGCCATCGCTTTCTGGCGCAATTTGTTCGGCTTCGTTTTCATGATTCCCTGGCTGTGGCGCCATGGCCTGGGCAGTTTGCGGACGGGCCGGTTCGGCACCTATCTGTTCCGGTCCGGGCTCAGTGTCATCTCCATGATGTGCGGTTTTACCGCACTCGCCTACATGCCGATCGCCAATGCGACCTCGCTCAGCTTCACCGCCCCCTTGTTCGCGACCATTCTTGCGGCCCTGGTTCTCAAGGAGAAGGTGCGGTTGCGACGCTGGTCGGCGACGCTGCTGGGGTTTGCCGGGGTCATGATCGTGCTGCAGCCGGGGTCGACCGGCATCGGCCTGGGGGAGATCCTCGTGATCGGCAGCGCCTTCCTGACGGCGACCGTCTCGGTCATCGTCAAGACCCTCTCGCGCAGCGAAAGCTCGCAGGCCATCGTGACTTATATGGTCCTGCTGTCGACGCCGCTGGCACTCGGGCCGGCGCTCTTCCACTGGGACTGGCCGAGCCTTGCCGCCTGGCCCTATGTCGTGGCATTGGGCCTGTTCGGCACGTTGGGGCATCTGTGCTGGACCCGCGCCTTCGCCATGGCCGATGCCTCGGCCATCGTGCCCTATGACTATTCACGCCTGATTTTCACCACCGGGATCGGCATCATCTGGTTCGGCGAGAATCCGGATCACTGGTTCTGGATCGGCTCGGCCGTGATCATTGCCGCGGGTCTCTACATCGCCCAGCGCGAAGCCTTTCTGCGCGGCTCGCGTGGGACCAAGGCGGTTGCAATGCAGGCCAGCGCGGAGAGTGCGCAGCCAGGTATCGGCGCCGACGTCAACGCCCCTAAAAATTCCAGCCAAGGTGATGTGCCGCGATGA
- a CDS encoding PAS domain-containing protein: MARPKLKTVAVVAAAILVAVLVFLIGEFAYRRDIARASEARTRSQLETLANNFLTEIAAGTDLGLGLAALVAAEPNINERKFTAICRTILSAQPKVRNIALIVGETVKYNCPFGAPPMAIEADPKSAGDPPGSYDKLTPVRRCCCLGTDATPVGYVVIVVRIPIRIKSETGLLNYWGAISLPLRLDGLLQQSGISDMTLGLKIAIRGNRQPMRVPDVIFGDAGIFAADPVEVPIRLPEGQWYLAAQVVASAPDHQQTLQRLFIIIAAVFCGAVVLVAVPYVERRRRLEIEVNRNRDLLRALMRNSPIAMYVKGTDGRYLDLNEEAFRAYKIGERDFRGRTADDFVRPELAQELARDDALALKGEVIRAERRSDDSSLYTWEREIKFPVIDAAGKVIAIAGYVLDITSQKQAEARMLEALRRAEAANREKSKFLATMSHELRTPLNAIIGFSDILRREMFGPIGNATYLNYATDIHKSGQVLYDLLGGIIDLSAVEAGHLDIKPESLTPDQLLSDCRAILDALAREYGHSLNIQVETNDACWGDRRLMRQVVINLTSNAAKYTRRGGLIDVIVAADGDDLVFRVIDNGIGMEPGDIEQALQPFTRLGDPMRAEVGGSGIGLALVKRLVEAMRGTLTITSALGAGTKVEVRMPRAR; encoded by the coding sequence GTGGCGCGACCAAAGTTGAAAACTGTGGCGGTTGTCGCCGCCGCAATCCTTGTTGCGGTGCTTGTCTTTCTCATAGGCGAATTTGCCTATCGTCGCGATATTGCCCGCGCTTCCGAGGCCCGCACCAGGAGCCAGCTTGAAACCCTTGCTAACAACTTCTTAACTGAGATCGCCGCGGGGACCGACCTCGGACTGGGTCTGGCTGCCCTTGTCGCCGCCGAGCCAAACATCAACGAGCGAAAATTCACGGCGATCTGCCGCACCATTTTGTCGGCACAGCCGAAGGTGCGCAACATCGCCCTCATCGTCGGCGAAACCGTCAAGTACAATTGCCCCTTCGGCGCGCCACCAATGGCCATCGAGGCCGATCCGAAAAGCGCAGGTGACCCACCGGGTTCTTATGACAAACTCACTCCAGTCCGACGATGCTGTTGTCTCGGGACCGATGCAACTCCAGTCGGGTACGTGGTCATCGTCGTGCGCATCCCGATCCGGATCAAATCGGAGACCGGCCTTCTCAACTACTGGGGTGCGATCAGCCTGCCGTTAAGATTGGACGGACTGCTGCAGCAATCGGGGATTTCCGATATGACATTGGGCCTCAAGATCGCCATCCGCGGCAACCGCCAGCCAATGCGCGTGCCGGATGTCATATTTGGTGATGCGGGCATCTTTGCCGCAGACCCGGTCGAAGTTCCCATCCGTCTGCCAGAAGGACAATGGTATCTGGCAGCCCAGGTTGTTGCCTCGGCACCGGACCACCAGCAGACGCTGCAACGCCTGTTCATTATTATTGCTGCCGTGTTCTGCGGCGCTGTGGTTCTCGTAGCGGTGCCCTATGTGGAACGTCGTCGGCGACTGGAGATAGAGGTCAATCGCAATCGCGATCTGTTGCGCGCGCTGATGAGAAACTCGCCTATCGCCATGTATGTCAAAGGCACGGATGGGCGTTACCTGGATCTCAATGAAGAGGCATTCAGGGCCTACAAGATCGGCGAACGGGATTTCCGCGGGCGGACGGCAGATGACTTCGTCAGACCGGAGCTTGCGCAGGAACTGGCACGGGACGACGCCCTCGCCCTCAAGGGGGAGGTTATCAGGGCGGAGCGTCGGTCGGACGATTCGAGCCTCTATACCTGGGAGCGGGAGATCAAGTTTCCGGTGATCGACGCCGCCGGAAAGGTCATTGCCATTGCCGGTTACGTGCTGGACATCACGAGTCAGAAGCAGGCCGAGGCACGCATGCTGGAGGCCTTGCGCCGCGCCGAGGCCGCAAATCGCGAGAAGTCGAAGTTCCTCGCCACGATGAGCCACGAGCTGCGGACGCCACTGAACGCGATTATCGGATTCTCCGACATTCTAAGACGAGAAATGTTCGGGCCGATCGGCAATGCCACATACCTCAACTATGCCACCGACATCCACAAGAGCGGCCAGGTGCTGTACGATCTGCTGGGCGGGATCATTGACCTCTCCGCCGTCGAAGCCGGACATCTCGACATCAAACCCGAATCTTTGACCCCGGACCAGCTTCTGAGTGACTGCCGCGCCATCCTCGATGCCCTGGCCCGGGAATACGGGCACAGCCTTAACATTCAGGTCGAGACGAATGACGCGTGCTGGGGCGATCGCCGGTTGATGCGCCAAGTCGTCATCAATCTTACCAGCAACGCCGCCAAGTACACCCGCAGAGGCGGTCTGATCGATGTCATTGTGGCGGCGGATGGTGATGATCTGGTGTTTCGCGTAATCGACAACGGCATTGGCATGGAGCCCGGCGACATCGAACAGGCCCTCCAGCCCTTCACTCGCCTCGGCGACCCGATGCGGGCGGAAGTGGGTGGTTCGGGCATCGGATTGGCGCTGGTGAAGCGTCTGGTCGAGGCCATGCGCGGGACATTGACGATCACGAGCGCGCTCGGCGCCGGGACCAAGGTTGAGGTGCGCATGCCGCGCGCCAGATAG
- a CDS encoding DUF1232 domain-containing protein: MTEPAESAKFERDKARVEQGFWPKVRRIAKRIPFLDELVAAYYCATDPASPFKVKAVLMAALAYFVLPLDAVPDFLAFFGFADDAAVVYGAVKMVAKHITPEHRAKARAMISNLDS, encoded by the coding sequence ATGACTGAACCGGCCGAATCCGCCAAGTTTGAACGTGACAAGGCCAGAGTCGAGCAGGGATTCTGGCCGAAGGTGCGCCGTATCGCCAAGCGCATTCCCTTCCTGGATGAATTGGTGGCGGCTTACTATTGCGCCACTGACCCGGCCTCCCCCTTCAAGGTGAAGGCGGTGCTGATGGCTGCCCTTGCCTATTTTGTCCTGCCGCTTGATGCGGTCCCCGACTTTCTCGCCTTCTTCGGGTTCGCCGACGATGCCGCCGTGGTCTATGGGGCGGTAAAAATGGTCGCCAAACATATCACTCCCGAACATCGGGCGAAGGCCCGGGCAATGATCTCCAACCTCGATTCCTGA
- a CDS encoding Mrp/NBP35 family ATP-binding protein, translating into MASITEAEIRSILSTITAPEGGNLIDRGMVQGLVLREGHVGFTIEVDPALGDKLEPLRKAAEAAVMKLPGVLSVTAVLTAHKAPAAGAAAQQRPAAPGQKPGGAKALVPGVKHIIAIASGKGGVGKSTTATNLALAFTTLGLKVGLLDADIYGPSQPRLMGLSGRPESKDGKTLEPKQSFGVKVMSMGFLIEEDTPMIWRGPMVMSAITQLLREVNWGELDILVCDLPPGTGDAQLTMSQSVPLSGAVIVSTPQDIALLDAKKGLNMFRKVDVPVLGIIENMSYFSCPNCGHRTDIFAHGGAQREAVKFGVDFLGEIPLDIQIRETSDAGTPIVASNPTSPHSLAYGEIATKIWTKLEMTPQRVAPRIVLQ; encoded by the coding sequence ATGGCCAGCATCACCGAAGCGGAAATTCGCTCGATTCTGTCGACAATTACCGCTCCAGAAGGCGGAAATCTCATCGACCGCGGCATGGTTCAGGGCTTGGTGCTGCGCGAAGGCCATGTCGGGTTCACCATCGAGGTCGATCCGGCCCTGGGCGACAAGCTCGAGCCACTGCGCAAAGCGGCCGAGGCGGCGGTCATGAAACTCCCTGGCGTCCTGTCGGTCACCGCTGTCCTCACTGCGCATAAGGCACCGGCGGCCGGTGCGGCGGCGCAACAACGACCGGCGGCACCCGGGCAGAAACCGGGCGGCGCCAAGGCATTGGTCCCGGGCGTCAAGCACATCATTGCCATCGCCAGCGGAAAGGGCGGGGTCGGCAAATCCACCACCGCCACCAATCTGGCCCTCGCCTTCACCACCCTCGGCCTCAAGGTCGGCCTGCTCGATGCCGACATTTACGGTCCATCGCAACCCCGCCTCATGGGCCTGAGCGGTCGCCCCGAAAGCAAGGACGGCAAGACGCTGGAGCCCAAACAGAGCTTCGGCGTCAAGGTCATGTCGATGGGCTTCCTCATCGAGGAAGACACACCGATGATCTGGCGCGGCCCAATGGTCATGAGCGCCATTACCCAGTTGCTGCGAGAGGTAAATTGGGGCGAGCTCGATATCCTGGTTTGCGATCTGCCGCCTGGAACGGGCGATGCGCAGTTGACCATGTCGCAATCGGTGCCGCTGTCCGGCGCCGTCATTGTCTCGACGCCGCAGGATATCGCCCTCCTCGATGCCAAGAAGGGCCTGAACATGTTCCGCAAGGTCGATGTGCCCGTGCTGGGCATCATCGAGAACATGAGCTATTTCAGCTGCCCCAATTGCGGCCATCGGACGGACATCTTTGCCCATGGCGGCGCGCAGCGCGAAGCAGTGAAGTTCGGTGTCGATTTCCTGGGCGAGATCCCTCTCGACATCCAGATTCGCGAGACATCCGATGCCGGCACCCCGATCGTCGCCAGCAATCCCACCTCGCCGCATTCGCTGGCCTATGGCGAGATCGCCACAAAGATCTGGACCAAACTGGAAATGACACCGCAGCGCGTCGCGCCGCGCATCGTGCTGCAATAG
- a CDS encoding OsmC family protein, with product MKARVTWVENKTFLGESNSGHAVVMSAATTPGGPTVAPSPMEYLLLGTGGCTSVDMVMILQKGRHDIRGCECRLEAERADSDPKIFTRINMHFVVTGSNLKPEAVQRAIDLSAEKYCSASIMLGKTAEITHSFEIVAV from the coding sequence ATGAAAGCGCGTGTGACCTGGGTCGAGAACAAGACGTTTTTGGGTGAGAGCAACAGCGGGCATGCGGTCGTGATGAGTGCTGCCACGACGCCGGGTGGTCCGACCGTGGCGCCATCGCCCATGGAATATCTCCTGCTGGGTACCGGCGGTTGCACCTCCGTCGACATGGTCATGATTCTGCAGAAGGGCCGCCACGACATCCGTGGCTGCGAATGCCGGCTGGAAGCCGAACGGGCTGACAGCGACCCCAAGATTTTCACCAGGATCAACATGCACTTCGTCGTTACCGGCAGCAATCTGAAGCCGGAAGCGGTCCAGCGCGCAATCGACCTCTCGGCGGAGAAGTACTGTTCCGCCTCGATCATGCTCGGCAAGACCGCCGAGATCACCCACAGCTTCGAGATCGTTGCCGTCTAG
- a CDS encoding sel1 repeat family protein, whose amino-acid sequence MKIRHILFSAALCAGLLVVRLAAAQEATPLPPPDGASAAPGEGPASAITDPSLAASAPAAPVDEKRACKHTVFVEEIPYTWDMLEKGTDTAWIAYSNGEFTKAVPVFARLAELGHPVAEWLMGNVYYFGQGVPLDLRTSLSWFEKAAMQGCFAAYAPTAQMYENGDGTLIDPGKAYMWYNIAVAQLPQGKERLEMVERREKVAALLTPAQLEAAQKRSLQFEPKLIVPPDISELPEDFFKQP is encoded by the coding sequence ATGAAAATCAGACACATCCTGTTCTCGGCGGCCCTTTGTGCCGGTCTTTTGGTCGTTCGCCTGGCCGCTGCCCAGGAAGCAACCCCTCTGCCTCCGCCGGACGGCGCCTCGGCAGCGCCCGGGGAGGGGCCAGCATCGGCCATCACGGATCCGTCGCTGGCAGCGAGTGCGCCGGCAGCTCCCGTCGACGAAAAGCGTGCCTGCAAGCACACGGTCTTCGTCGAGGAAATTCCCTATACCTGGGACATGCTTGAGAAGGGCACCGATACCGCATGGATTGCTTACAGCAATGGCGAGTTTACGAAGGCCGTGCCCGTCTTTGCGCGGCTTGCCGAGCTGGGTCACCCAGTGGCGGAATGGCTGATGGGCAATGTCTATTATTTCGGACAAGGCGTGCCGCTGGACCTGCGTACGTCATTGAGCTGGTTTGAAAAGGCGGCCATGCAGGGCTGCTTTGCCGCCTACGCTCCCACGGCGCAGATGTATGAAAACGGCGACGGTACTCTCATCGACCCGGGCAAGGCATACATGTGGTACAACATCGCCGTTGCGCAGTTGCCGCAGGGCAAGGAGCGCCTGGAGATGGTGGAGCGACGTGAGAAGGTCGCCGCTCTATTGACGCCGGCGCAGTTGGAAGCGGCCCAGAAACGCTCCCTGCAGTTCGAACCCAAACTGATTGTACCGCCGGACATTTCCGAACTGCCGGAGGACTTCTTCAAGCAGCCTTAA
- the hflK gene encoding FtsH protease activity modulator HflK: MAWNNQGGPWGGGQSPWGRGGGSGNQPPDFEEMIKRGQDRMKSILPGGFGSGRALTLIGAVAVALWLLTGFYVVNPGQVGVNMLFGRFVSQTTPGLRWNWPVPIGDHYTPDVATRYRVEVGFRAETASGSDRDVPEESLMLTGNENIIDVRAVVLWRINNVEQFLFGIGDPETSVKNTVEAALREIIGQSSFEFAITEGRGQIEVKARDLAQQMLDSYRLPTAGEVEESKAGAIIIEQLSLQKVDAPSEVIDAFRDVQKARADREAAINDSQAYVNQVTEEAKGQATQIVKQAEAYKAEKVAIAQGDAQRFISVYEEYKQSPDITERRLYLETMAGILAGMNKILIDDSGAGGTVPYLPLDQLLKSRQQAPDTTSTDPAPASGSITGASQ, translated from the coding sequence ATGGCGTGGAATAATCAGGGCGGTCCCTGGGGTGGCGGGCAAAGTCCCTGGGGTCGCGGTGGCGGCAGCGGCAATCAACCCCCCGATTTCGAAGAAATGATCAAGCGTGGCCAGGACCGGATGAAATCCATCCTGCCCGGCGGGTTTGGTTCCGGCCGGGCCCTGACGCTGATCGGCGCCGTAGCGGTTGCCTTATGGCTGCTGACCGGCTTTTATGTGGTCAATCCGGGCCAGGTCGGCGTCAACATGCTGTTCGGCCGCTTCGTCAGCCAGACCACGCCGGGCCTGCGCTGGAACTGGCCGGTCCCGATCGGCGATCACTACACGCCGGATGTCGCGACCCGCTACCGCGTCGAGGTCGGCTTCCGGGCCGAAACGGCCAGCGGCTCCGACCGAGATGTGCCGGAAGAGAGCCTGATGCTTACCGGCAACGAGAATATCATCGACGTGCGCGCGGTCGTTCTGTGGCGCATCAACAATGTCGAGCAGTTCCTGTTCGGAATTGGCGATCCGGAGACCAGCGTCAAGAACACGGTTGAAGCGGCGTTGCGCGAGATTATCGGCCAGTCCAGCTTTGAGTTCGCGATTACCGAGGGTCGCGGCCAGATCGAAGTGAAGGCGCGCGACCTCGCGCAGCAGATGCTTGACAGCTATCGCTTGCCCACGGCTGGCGAAGTCGAAGAGAGCAAGGCTGGCGCCATCATCATCGAACAATTGTCACTGCAGAAGGTCGATGCGCCAAGCGAAGTCATCGACGCCTTCCGCGATGTGCAGAAGGCCCGGGCCGATCGCGAAGCGGCGATCAACGACTCCCAGGCCTATGTCAATCAGGTGACCGAAGAGGCCAAAGGGCAGGCAACCCAGATCGTCAAGCAGGCCGAAGCCTACAAGGCAGAAAAGGTCGCCATCGCCCAGGGTGACGCGCAGCGTTTCATCTCGGTCTATGAGGAATACAAGCAGTCGCCGGATATCACTGAGCGCCGACTCTATCTTGAAACCATGGCCGGTATCCTTGCCGGTATGAACAAGATCCTGATTGACGATTCAGGCGCCGGCGGCACCGTCCCCTACCTGCCGCTCGATCAGTTACTGAAATCGCGCCAGCAGGCACCTGACACGACGTCAACCGATCCAGCGCCGGCTTCCGGTAGCATTACGGGAGCTTCGCAATGA
- a CDS encoding DMT family transporter, whose translation MRQGFLNLSGNARGCIWMALCGLGFSVMAAFVKLVGQAGINTFEITFFRCFIGFLMLVPFIVKTGPRGLHTQHLKAHVLRSGLGIVAMACSYLGIAKLELATYTALSFTKPLFAVLLAVIILKEDVRWRRWAATIVGFLGVLVMMQPGSGAFNPWALLALGDAMSIALLITILKRLPASETPLIMLFYYGLIATALVAPPAIYYWQWPEPIEWLYLIIIGATGAMSQYWWILAFKAGEASVVAPFDYLRLLFAGAVGFMVFAELPDHWTLIGAGLIISSTVYIAQREARLGQSQAKLPGT comes from the coding sequence ATGAGGCAGGGCTTCCTCAATCTCTCGGGCAATGCCCGCGGCTGCATCTGGATGGCCTTGTGCGGTCTTGGCTTTTCCGTCATGGCGGCGTTCGTCAAGCTGGTGGGCCAAGCCGGTATCAATACCTTCGAGATCACCTTCTTCCGCTGTTTCATCGGTTTCCTGATGCTGGTGCCGTTCATCGTGAAGACAGGGCCGCGGGGCCTGCACACGCAGCATCTGAAGGCGCATGTGCTGCGCTCTGGCCTGGGCATCGTGGCCATGGCCTGTTCCTATCTCGGCATCGCCAAGCTGGAGCTGGCGACCTATACGGCGCTGAGCTTCACCAAACCCCTTTTTGCCGTGTTGCTCGCCGTGATCATTTTAAAGGAAGACGTGCGCTGGCGACGCTGGGCGGCGACGATCGTCGGTTTCCTCGGCGTGCTGGTGATGATGCAGCCTGGCAGTGGTGCTTTCAACCCCTGGGCATTGCTGGCCCTGGGCGATGCCATGTCGATCGCCCTCCTGATCACCATCCTGAAGCGCCTGCCGGCAAGCGAAACGCCGCTTATCATGCTGTTCTATTATGGCCTCATCGCGACCGCGCTGGTGGCGCCCCCCGCGATCTATTATTGGCAATGGCCAGAGCCCATCGAATGGCTCTATCTGATCATCATCGGGGCGACCGGGGCGATGTCGCAGTATTGGTGGATCCTGGCGTTCAAGGCGGGCGAGGCGTCAGTCGTGGCGCCGTTCGACTATCTTCGGCTGCTGTTTGCCGGCGCAGTCGGGTTCATGGTCTTTGCGGAACTGCCAGATCATTGGACGTTGATTGGTGCCGGACTCATCATCAGCAGCACGGTTTATATTGCCCAGCGCGAAGCGCGCCTTGGCCAGTCGCAGGCCAAATTGCCCGGGACGTAG